A section of the Ignavibacteria bacterium genome encodes:
- a CDS encoding D-alanine--D-alanine ligase, protein MPGDNLKIIVLTGGTSPEREISLRSGRAIANGLRAKGHEVIAIDPAFGTKQLKSEEQLFTYDPLEKRISNENYIKCIDSNLFDGCELIFIALHGKWGEDGTVQSLLDLKGLKYTGSGVLSSAMAIDKTLTKILFQHYHVNTPKWLTINGTGYEIISIQEHVIKLIGLPCIVKPNDQGSTVGFTLVKTIDELEAAIELALKYSNRALIEEYIHGRELTASILGKQVLPIVEVRPKHELYDYECKYTKGMTEYFCPASLDEKIVKQIEHQSLLAFESCECEAFARVDFILNDKNELFCLEINTIPGMTDLSLVPMAAKAIGIEFPDLVEKIVELSL, encoded by the coding sequence ATTCCGGGAGATAATTTGAAGATAATTGTACTAACGGGTGGTACTTCACCCGAAAGAGAAATTTCTTTAAGAAGCGGCAGAGCAATCGCAAATGGACTAAGAGCAAAAGGGCATGAAGTGATTGCGATTGATCCAGCATTTGGAACAAAACAACTAAAATCTGAAGAACAACTCTTTACTTACGATCCATTGGAGAAAAGAATTTCAAATGAGAACTATATAAAATGTATAGATTCAAATTTATTCGATGGTTGTGAGCTGATTTTCATTGCTTTGCACGGCAAATGGGGGGAAGATGGGACGGTGCAATCTTTACTGGATCTTAAAGGATTGAAATATACGGGTTCAGGAGTTCTCTCAAGTGCAATGGCGATTGATAAAACTCTAACAAAAATTCTTTTTCAGCATTATCATGTAAATACACCAAAGTGGCTGACAATAAATGGAACCGGTTATGAGATTATTTCAATTCAAGAGCACGTCATAAAACTTATCGGTCTTCCTTGTATAGTTAAACCAAATGATCAAGGTTCAACTGTTGGATTTACTTTGGTAAAAACAATTGATGAACTCGAAGCCGCAATTGAATTAGCTTTAAAATATTCAAACCGTGCATTAATTGAAGAATATATTCATGGAAGAGAATTGACAGCTTCAATTTTAGGAAAACAAGTTTTACCAATTGTTGAAGTTCGTCCTAAACACGAACTGTATGATTACGAATGTAAATACACAAAAGGAATGACCGAATATTTTTGTCCGGCATCACTCGATGAAAAAATCGTGAAACAAATCGAGCATCAGTCTCTTTTGGCTTTTGAATCGTGTGAGTGTGAAGCATTTGCTCGCGTTGATTTTATTTTGAACGATAAGAATGAATTATTCTGTCTTGAAATTAATACAATTCCCGGAATGACAGATTTGAGCTTAGTACCAATGGCTGCAAAAGCTATTGGTATAGAATTTCCTGATCTCGTGGAAAAAATTGTTGAGCTTTCGCTTTGA
- a CDS encoding septum formation initiator family protein — translation MTSTQKKILILFGIVSLLLLIAFTLIFTEKGFYTYYKMKNEKERLQFEIDSLKRVNDSLRTEIELLQTSDEKIEQVAREKYGLVKPGEKIYKFEK, via the coding sequence TTGACTTCAACACAAAAAAAAATTTTAATTTTGTTTGGAATCGTCTCGCTTTTACTCCTCATTGCATTCACTTTGATTTTTACCGAAAAAGGATTTTATACTTATTATAAAATGAAAAATGAAAAAGAGCGGCTTCAATTCGAAATCGATAGTCTAAAAAGAGTAAACGATAGCCTTCGAACTGAAATTGAATTATTGCAAACCAGTGACGAGAAAATTGAACAAGTTGCCCGCGAAAAGTATGGTTTAGTTAAGCCTGGGGAAAAAATATACAAATTTGAAAAATGA
- a CDS encoding class II aldolase/adducin family protein: MWVKAELVEICKLIYEKGFVAATDGNISVRLDDQKILCTPSAVSKGKVKQDQLVTVDFDGNVVFGNRKPSTELALHLEIYKTRDDVNAVIHAHPIYATGFASSKLALSSCVFPEVILGLGVVPVCTYGTPATNEVVDSIKPFLNQTNILLLQNHGAVSFGTNLWDAYYKMEKLEHAANTLFVARMLGGENVLTQDQMNKLYEVNENIYKISQKMKIPCEPLK; this comes from the coding sequence TTGTGGGTAAAAGCTGAGCTTGTTGAAATCTGTAAATTGATTTATGAGAAGGGCTTCGTTGCCGCAACTGATGGAAATATTTCTGTACGGCTTGATGATCAAAAAATTCTTTGCACACCGAGTGCTGTTTCGAAGGGAAAAGTCAAACAAGATCAACTTGTCACAGTTGATTTTGATGGGAATGTTGTTTTTGGAAACAGAAAACCTTCGACTGAGCTTGCTCTGCATCTTGAAATTTATAAAACTCGAGACGATGTAAATGCAGTGATCCATGCTCATCCGATTTATGCAACCGGATTTGCAAGCTCGAAATTAGCACTGAGCAGTTGTGTTTTTCCTGAAGTTATTTTAGGGCTTGGAGTTGTGCCAGTTTGCACATATGGAACACCAGCTACAAATGAAGTTGTTGATTCGATCAAACCATTTTTAAATCAGACAAATATTTTACTTCTTCAAAATCATGGAGCGGTAAGTTTCGGGACGAACCTTTGGGATGCATATTATAAGATGGAAAAACTTGAACATGCAGCCAATACTTTATTTGTGGCGCGAATGCTCGGCGGTGAAAATGTTTTGACACAAGATCAAATGAATAAGTTGTACGAAGTGAATGAAAATATTTATAAGATTTCGCAAAAAATGAAAATTCCTTGCGAACCTTTGAAATAA
- a CDS encoding Gfo/Idh/MocA family oxidoreductase, whose protein sequence is MKQIKKVLEPKMKWGIAGLGYIAENSVIPAIKLLRRNRITAVFSNSFDRARTISQKYSVKDYTSDYQKFLEYDFNALYVASANKDHYYQVIQAARAGKHIICEKPLAMNSAQAKEMVEACKENNVKLSVGYIQRFHPLTIKAKEILENGMIGKLVLINVSQSLNYPPGDNYRFKKEFSGGGALRDVGTHCIDLLKYFGDEITSIKGFLDNVIYQSEVEDFSCANVKFRRGGYGNFYASYCISKPINRIELIGYKGTLIIENLIGKRFDYAKLIISIDGQTKKAFRKRGNKIVNLLKNFQSSVLKGTPLLVTGEDGLFNLQLMEELEKSCG, encoded by the coding sequence ATGAAACAGATTAAAAAGGTATTGGAACCAAAGATGAAATGGGGAATTGCCGGCTTAGGTTACATTGCCGAAAATTCCGTTATTCCTGCAATTAAACTTTTAAGAAGAAATCGAATTACCGCTGTATTTAGTAATTCATTTGACAGAGCGAGAACTATCTCGCAGAAATATTCTGTAAAAGATTACACAAGCGATTATCAAAAATTTTTGGAGTATGACTTTAATGCACTTTATGTGGCGAGCGCGAATAAAGATCATTACTATCAAGTCATTCAAGCCGCACGAGCGGGCAAACATATCATCTGCGAAAAACCTTTAGCGATGAACTCTGCCCAAGCTAAAGAAATGGTTGAAGCGTGCAAGGAGAATAATGTTAAGTTATCGGTTGGATACATTCAGCGGTTTCATCCGTTAACAATAAAAGCCAAAGAGATTCTTGAAAACGGAATGATAGGGAAACTCGTGCTCATAAATGTTTCGCAATCTTTGAACTATCCGCCCGGAGACAACTACCGCTTCAAAAAAGAATTTTCTGGCGGGGGAGCTTTAAGAGACGTCGGAACTCATTGTATCGATTTGCTAAAGTACTTCGGGGACGAAATTACATCAATAAAAGGATTTTTAGACAATGTAATCTATCAAAGTGAAGTCGAAGATTTTTCCTGTGCTAATGTCAAGTTTAGAAGAGGAGGTTATGGAAATTTTTATGCTTCATATTGTATTTCGAAGCCAATTAATCGGATTGAGTTAATTGGATACAAAGGAACATTGATAATCGAAAATCTTATCGGCAAAAGATTTGATTATGCCAAGCTGATAATTTCCATTGACGGGCAAACTAAAAAAGCATTTCGCAAGCGTGGAAATAAAATTGTGAATTTACTTAAAAACTTCCAATCATCTGTTTTGAAAGGAACCCCGCTTTTAGTAACCGGTGAAGATGGTCTTTTCAATCTGCAACTTATGGAGGAGCTTGAAAAAAGTTGTGGGTAA
- a CDS encoding replication-associated recombination protein A codes for MTKLIPLAERARPKKLSEFVGQEHLLGEGKSLSILIENQKIGSMIFWGPPGSGKTTLARIIAQSLNSEFFQISAVTSGVRDIRTIIQHAEKNFQIDRKTILFIDEIHRFNKAQQDSLLHSVESGVLILMGATTENPSFEVISPLLSRCRVYVLKPLSEENLKTILTNIIHSDEYLKKLNIEIIDIDYLILMSNGDARILLNGLETSIEIADKSTTEKIIITREIISEAFQKRKVDYDKAGEEHYNLISAFIKSVRGSDPDAAVYWLARMLEGGEDPLFIARRMIVLASEDIGNASPTALVLATNTFTACHYIGMPEARIILSQCATYLASVPKSNSSYKAINAAMNDVEKLPNYPVPLHLRNAPTQLMKDLNYGKDYKYAHSFDEHFVKDDYLPIEIRGKQYYEPTDLGQEKNLKERLKSLWGKRKKY; via the coding sequence ATGACAAAATTAATTCCGCTTGCCGAACGTGCCCGCCCGAAAAAACTTTCTGAATTTGTAGGACAGGAACATTTACTTGGAGAGGGTAAATCTCTCAGTATTTTAATTGAAAATCAAAAAATCGGATCGATGATTTTTTGGGGACCGCCTGGCTCTGGAAAAACTACTCTTGCAAGAATAATTGCACAATCATTGAACTCTGAATTTTTTCAAATTAGTGCAGTGACTTCAGGTGTACGTGATATTCGTACAATCATTCAGCATGCTGAGAAAAATTTTCAAATTGACCGAAAGACAATTTTATTTATAGATGAAATTCACCGTTTTAATAAAGCACAACAGGATTCTTTACTTCACTCAGTTGAGTCTGGCGTTCTAATTCTAATGGGTGCAACAACCGAGAATCCATCATTTGAAGTTATATCTCCCTTATTATCTCGCTGCAGAGTTTATGTCTTGAAACCTTTATCTGAGGAAAATTTAAAGACGATTTTAACCAACATTATTCATTCAGATGAATATCTTAAAAAGTTAAATATTGAAATTATTGATATCGATTATCTAATCTTAATGTCGAATGGCGATGCTAGAATTTTATTAAATGGATTAGAAACTTCGATTGAAATCGCTGATAAGTCAACGACAGAAAAAATTATAATAACAAGAGAAATCATCAGCGAAGCATTTCAGAAGAGAAAAGTTGATTACGATAAAGCCGGCGAAGAACATTACAATCTAATCTCAGCATTCATAAAAAGTGTTCGCGGCAGTGATCCAGATGCCGCTGTTTATTGGCTCGCTCGTATGCTTGAAGGCGGAGAAGATCCTTTATTCATAGCTCGTCGAATGATAGTTTTGGCATCAGAAGATATTGGAAATGCATCTCCGACTGCGCTCGTTTTAGCGACGAATACTTTCACAGCGTGTCACTATATTGGGATGCCTGAGGCTAGGATAATTTTAAGTCAATGTGCTACTTATCTGGCATCTGTTCCAAAGAGTAATTCCTCATACAAAGCTATTAATGCGGCTATGAACGACGTCGAAAAGCTCCCAAATTATCCTGTCCCGCTCCATTTAAGAAATGCACCGACTCAATTAATGAAAGACCTTAACTACGGAAAAGATTACAAGTATGCACACAGTTTCGATGAGCATTTTGTTAAAGACGATTACCTGCCAATAGAAATAAGAGGCAAGCAATACTATGAACCAACTGATCTTGGGCAGGAAAAAAATCTTAAAGAAAGATTAAAATCTCTTTGGGGAAAAAGAAAAAAGTACTAA